One segment of Tenrec ecaudatus isolate mTenEca1 unplaced genomic scaffold, mTenEca1.hap1 Scaffold_236, whole genome shotgun sequence DNA contains the following:
- the LOC142436362 gene encoding translationally-controlled tumor protein-like, which translates to MIIYRDLISRDELFSDMYKIWEITGGLCLEVEGTMVRRAQGHIYDALIGGNASTEGTEGDGPEHKVVTDVDIVMNHHLQETSFTKEAYKRYIKDYMKSLKGKLEERKPERMKPFMTANFKKYQFFQGENTIPDGMVALLDYCEGGGTPYMIFFKDGLEMEKC; encoded by the coding sequence ATGATCATCTACCGGGACCTCATCAGCCGAGATGAGCTGTTCTCTGACATGTACAAGATCTGGGAGATCACGGgcgggctgtgtctggaagtggagggCACCATGGTCCGCAGGGCCCAAGGCCACATCTATGACGCGCTCATCGGCGGCAACGCGTCCACCGAAGGCACCGAGGGCGACGGGCCCGAGCACAAGGTGGTCACCGACGTGGACATCgtcatgaaccatcacttgcaggaGACCAGCTTCACCAAGGAGGCCTACAAGAGGtacatcaaggactacatgaaatccCTCAAAGGCAAGCTGGAGGAGCGGAAGCCGGAACGCATGAAGCCCTTTATGACCGCCAATTTCAAGAAGTACCAGTTCTTTCAGGGCGAGAACACGATTCCCGACGGCATGGTGGCCCTGCTGGACTACTGCGAGGGCGGCGGGACCCCGTACATGATCTTCTTCAAGGACGGCTTAGagatggagaagtgctga